Proteins encoded in a region of the Neodiprion lecontei isolate iyNeoLeco1 chromosome 5, iyNeoLeco1.1, whole genome shotgun sequence genome:
- the LOC107219177 gene encoding protein MON2 homolog isoform X3 — MMVNTAVGGGQENVAKFLESLQSDLKVLSSETKKKYPQIRESCEEGISKLRTAANSPGTPIYYIVNQILYPLVQGCESRDVKIIKFCLGMMQRLITQQAVDTKGARYITDALWMLMESGTEEVKILQSVTLLLTSNTVVHGETLARNLVLCFRLHFTKDSTTINTAGATVRQLVSLVFERVVVEDEEFAGRAEPEDVNLEELKVPTNQAPKGLRPCAADAYLMFQDLVQLVNADQPYWLIGITEMTRTFGLELLESVLTNFSSVFFKHPEFSFLLKERVCALVIKLFSPNIKYRNSVPASVQQATPLDKPYFPISMRLLRVVSILVQKYHCLLVTECEIFLSLIVKFLDPDKPAWQRALALEVLHKMTVQADLLTSFCECYDLKPHATNIFQDIVNSLGAYVQSLFVNPQMMGQAGGGTGVPVAQGQPPALLAGMPVGPGVSPQPGFYSRGIWLPVVATFTSGQAKSTYLEMLDKIEPPQIPDGYGISIAYACLLDIIRSVALAIEGPREEGREQNRYKPTEIERKLHTQLIISSWCGLLAALSPLVDASSTDESASENVLKAIQTFASLCGSLDLQTPRDAFITAICKASLPPHYALTVLYSAPQGIPSARPQDPVQYNPANISEPDYRQQVVAVGTPLPTASLPIGAQQGPVMLTAKNLQCMRALLSLAHCHGSILGSAWHLVLTTLQHLVWILGLKPSTGGSLKAGRTTADSNAVITTAVMADLPVLSAMLSRLFESSQYLDDVALHHLIDALCKLSHEAMELAYSNREPSLFAVAKLLETGLVNLPRVEVLWRPLTNHLLEVCQHPHIRMREWGVEAITYLVKAALQHKYPQPLRDNQKLQTLLLGPLSELSSVRHGDVRQRQLECVLQVLHGAGETLSHGWPLVLGIIGAVSNHHGEALVRIAFQCLQLVVTDFLPVMPWRCLPLCVDTAAKFGSQTQELNISLTAVGLMWNISDYFYQNQEKLCSSLQGDATSVFPDFPGTTNMPPFDKLWMCLYARLGDLCVDSRPAVRKSASQTLFSTISAHGGLLHQPTWQAVLWQVLFPLLDKVRSLSSSASSEKVDTSGNILIHHSRNTAQKQWAETQVLTLSGVARVFNTKRQLLQLLGDFPRAWSLLLEFIENSALSKNNEVSLAALKSFQEILYLQKGGDSEEAGRSSDSEALWLVAWRVWLSIGMESTTPPREGDTEPYVPSQAFLTALVHIFPAVFQHIRNKFTGTDLQKLCIVLKNAVAVPVHGESTPYILPTLPDIVLTQLQDGVLHSMELLQKEVLNGTDNLRTMIGSIFLQLLSFSKLACQAPTYGKIPTKHISQVRGVSADWVTMNYVPFGEKALSMVVNLYQKTAHEESVIDGKVLEHIIEALHVPLSMKYNCPSPTTWKLAVTSLLAVLHTGLPLARTYPEQFSSMWTELADTLDDFLFPKSVITTERGAEEVQADEAVDCQVMELLRDEVLPHSQHVPHQFILRVVMLLNKGSIHSATTTSIENSNEIKLREEFAKTCFETLLQFSLLDGLSNEIETTTTEASESDEGGVAGRLAVTALLHRFQEVLRRYIEDERRSGKCPLPRLSEISFVLKAVATLVVSLKKAPANKVDQSVWEQLIGLYPYLVECTVATASGQVSRSLREALLQYHDLLRSPTSSLPTSNGV; from the exons ATGATGGTAAATACAGCCGTCGGAGGCGGCCAGGAGAACGTTGCCAAATTCCTTGAGTCTTTGCAATCTGATTTAAAGGTTCTGTCATcggaaactaaaaaaaagtatccaCAGATTAGAGAG TCCTGCGAAGAAGGAATATCTAAGTTACGGACAGCTGCCAATAGTCCTGGAACACCGATATACTACATTGTCAATCAAATATTATATCCTTTGGTACAAGGATGCGAAAGTCGAGATGTAAAGATTATAAAG ttttgcTTAGGCATGATGCAAAGGCTCATAACACAGCAAGCGGTGGACACAAAAGGAGCCCGATACATTACAGATGCTCTATGGATGCTGATGGAATCTGGTACAGAGGAAgtgaaaattcttcaaagTGTTACCCTGCTACTAACGAGTAACACTGTCGTTCACGGAGAGACTCTGGCCAGG aatttagTTCTCTGTTTTCGGCTTCATTTTACTAAAGATTCCACAACGATTAATACTGCCGGAGCGACTGTGAGGCAATTAGTATCGCTTGTATTTGAGCGTGTAGTAGTTGAAGATGAAGAGTTTGCCGGCCGTGCCGAACCAGAGGATGTTAATTTAGAAGAATTAAAAGTACCTACAAATCAAGCACCCAAAGGTCTAAGACCATGCGCAGCAGATGCCTACCTCATGTTCCAG GACTTAGTACAGTTGGTAAATGCTGATCAACCTTATTGGCTGATAGGGATAACGGAAATGACCAGAACTTTTGGTCTGGAACTTCTAGAGTCTGTTTTAACAAACTTTTCATCAGTATTCTTCAAG CATCCAGAGTTCAGTTTCCTACTGAAAGAACGAGTATGTGCCTTGGTAATAAAACTGTTCTCCCCAAACATCAAATATCGGAACTCTGTGCCAGCATCGGTACAGCAAGCAACTCCACTGGATAAGCCATATTTTCCGATCAGCATGAGACTACTCCGAGTTGTTTCGATATTAGTTCAAAAATACCATTGTCTTTTG GTAACTGAATGTGAGATATTTTTGTCTCTGATCGTTAAATTCCTGGATCCTGACAAGCCTGCGTGGCAGCGTGCCTTGGCATTGGAAGTATTACACAAAATGACTGTTCAAGCCGATCTGCTAACAAGCTTTTGCGAATGCTACGACCTAAAACCTCACGCAACAAACATATTTCAAGACATAGTTAACAGTCTGGGAGCTTACGTGCAAAGTCTGTTCGTAAATCCCCAAATGATGGGACAAGCTGGAGGAG GTACTGGAGTACCTGTTGCTCAAGGACAACCACCTGCATTATTGGCTGGAATGCCTGTCGGTCCTGGCGTATCTCCACAGCCTGGTTTCTATTCTCGAGGGATATGGTTGCCTGTTGTTGCCACTTTCACCAGTGGTCAAGCTAAATCAACGTA TTTAGAAATGCTGGACAAGATTGAACCGCCCCAAATACCTGATGGCTATGGAATCAGCATTGCTTACGCTTGTTTGTTGGACATCATTCGGTCTGTGGCATTAGCTATCGAGGGTCCCCGTGAGGAAGGGAGAGAACAGAACCGCTATAAACCAACAGAAATTGAGCGCAAGTTGCACACTCAATTAATTATCTCGAGTTGGTGTGGTTTACTCGCAGCTCTCAGTCCATTGGTCGATGCCAG caGTACCGACGAGTCAGCCTCTGAAAATGTCCTTAAAGCCATACAGACTTTTGCCTCGCTCTGTGGCTCCCTTGATCTACAGACACCGAGGGATGCTTTCATTACGGCAATTTGCAAGGCCTCTTTACCACCCCATTATGCCTTGACTGTATTATACAGCGCTCCACAAGGAATACCGAGTGCCAGACCTCAGGATCCTGTACAATATAATCCGGCTAATATCAGCGAACCTGACTACAGGCAGCAAGTCGTAGCTGTTGGTACTCCGTTGCCGACTGCGTCGCTACCGATTG GGGCTCAGCAAGGACCAGTTATGCTGACGGCAAAAAATCTGCAGTGTATGCGGGCGCTACTGTCACTTGCTCACTGTCACGGCAGCATCCTGGGCAGTGCCTGGCATCTTGTGTTAACAACTTTGCAGCACCTTGTTTGGATCTTAGGTCTTAAGCCATCCACAGGAGGGTCTTTGAAGGCTGGTAGAACTACCGCTGATTCAAACGCAGTTATAACTACTGCTGTGATGGCGGATTTGCCTGTTCTTAGCGCTATGCTTAGTAGGCTTTTTGAGAGCAGTCAGTATCTTGATGACGTTGCGTTACATCACTTAATCGATGCTTTATGCAAATTGAGCCACGAGGCTATGGAGCTGGCTTATTCTAATAGG GAACCGTCATTGTTCGCTGTAGCAAAACTGCTAGAAACTGGGCTTGTCAATTTACCACGTGTAGAGGTTCTTTGGAGGCCATTGACCAACCATCTTTTGGAAGTGTGTCAACATCCACACATTAGAATGCGAGAATGGGGAGTCGAGGCAATAACGTACCTCGTCAAAGCTGCCCTTCAACATAAATACCCCCAGCCACTCCGGGATAATCAG AAATTACAAACTCTGTTACTGGGACCATTGTCCGAGTTGTCATCGGTGCGTCACGGAGATGTGAGGCAGCGCCAGTTGGAATGTGTTCTACAAGTTTTACACGGAGCTGGAGAAACTTTGTCCCATGGATGGCCCTTAGTTCTTGGTATTATAGGAGCTGTTTCCAATCATCATGG GGAAGCTCTGGTTCGCATAGCTTTTCAATGCCTACAATTGGTGGTGACGGATTTTTTACCTGTAATGCCATGGAGATGCCTTCCGCTGTGCGTCGATACTGCTGCTAAATTTGGTTCGCAAACTCAGGAACTGAACATTTCCCTCACTGCAGTGGGACTCATg TGGAACATCAGCGATTACTTCTAccaaaatcaagaaaaattgTGCAGCTCTTTACAAGGCGATGCTACTTCCGTCTTTCCCGATTTTCCTGGTACCACAAATATGCCACCGTTTGACAAACTATGGATGTGTCTCTACGCGAGACTAG GAGATTTGTGCGTGGATTCAAGGCCTGCAGTTCGAAAATCTGCAAGccaaacattattttcaacaatatctGCGCACGGAGGATTGCTTCATCAACCAACCTGGCAAGCGGTGCTTTGGCAGGTGTTGTTCCCTTTGCTGGATAAAGTTAGAAGTTTATCCAGTTCTGCAAGTAGTGAAAAGGTCGATACCAGTGGAAATATTCTTATCCATCACAGCCGTAATACTGCTCAAAAGCAGTGGGCTGAAACCCAG GTTTTAACACTGAGCGGAGTGGCTCGAGTCTTCAACACAAAAAGGCAGCTGTTACAATTATTGGGAGACTTTCCGCGGGCGTGGTCTCTGCTCTTAGAATTCATTGAAAACTCTGCATtgagtaaaaataacgaa GTCTCACTGGCAGCTCTAAAGTCTTTCCAAGAAAtactttatcttcaaaaagGTGGAGATAGTGAGGAAGCTGGTCGATCTAGTGATTCGGAAGCATTGTGGTTGGTTGCATGGCGAGTTTGGCTTAGCATCGGTATGGAAAGTACGACACCACCGAGAGAAGGAGACACTGAACCCTACGTACCTTCGCAAGCCTTTTTGACGGCATTGGTTCATATTTTTCCAGCAGTATTTCAGCACATTAGAAATAA GTTTACGGGTACGGACCTTCAAAAATTATGTATTGTCCTAAAAAACGCAGTCGCTGTTCCTGTACACGGAGAATCAACTCCTTACATCTTACCAACGTTGCCGGATATTGTTCTGACCCAGTTGCAAGATGGGGTTCTTCACTCCATGGAACTACTGCAAAAG GAAGTACTCAACGGAACAGACAATCTGAGAACGATGATTGGTTCGATATTCCTGCAGCTGTTAAGTTTTTCAAAGCTAGCTTGTCAAGCACCCACTTACGGAAAAATACCCACAAAGCATATATCCCAAGTCAGAGGAGTGTCT GCTGACTGGGTTACCATGAACTACGTACCCTTTGGGGAGAAGGCATTGTCAATGGTCGTAAATCTCTATCAAAAAACTGCTCACGAGGAATCGGTAATAGACGGAAAAGTGCTCGAGCACATAATAGAAGCTCTTCACGTTCCGTTATCCATGAAATACAATTGCCCATCACCTACAACTTGGAAACTAGCAGTCACCAGTCTCTTGGCTGTCCTACACACAGGTTTACCACTGGCAAGAACGTATCCTGAGCAGTTCTCCAGCATGTGGACAGAACTAGCGGATACTTTGGacgattttttattccctaagag cGTGATAACTACGGAACGTGGCGCCGAAGAAGTGCAAGCGGATGAAGCGGTTGATTGCCAAGTAATGGAACTACTGAGAGATGAAGTACTGCCGCACTCACAGCACGTACCTCATCAATTTATACTTCGAGTCGTCATGCTGCTAAATAAAGGTTCCATTCATTCAGCAACAACTACAAGTATTG AAAATAGTAACGAGATTAAATTGAGGGAAGAATTTGCAAAGACTTGTTTCGAGACGCTTCTTCAGTTTTCGTTGCTCGATGGCTTGAGCAACGAAATTGAAACGACAACGACTGAAGCCTCGGAATCTGACGAAGGAGGGGTCGCTGGCCGACTAGCTGTTACAGCCCTGCTTCACAGGTTTCAAGAAGTATTGCGTCGCTACATAGAAGATGAAAGACGTAGCGGAAAATGCCCTCTGCCAAG ATTGTCGGAGATATCCTTTGTATTAAAGGCTGTAGCGACTCTAGTTGTATCTTTGAAGAAAGCACCTGCTAACAAAG TTGACCAATCGGTTTGGGAGCAGTTAATAGGCTTGTATCCATACCTAGTCGAATGTACAGTGGCCACTGCCTCTGGCCAGGTTTCACGATCGCTGCGCGAAGCTCTCCTCCAGTATCACGATTTGCTCAGATCACCGACAAGTAGTTTACCAACTTCCAACGGCGTTTGA